The Desulfurobacterium atlanticum nucleotide sequence ATGGAGGAATTTAAAGAGATTTCAATAATCGGACTTGGACTTATTGGAGGTTCATTTGCACTTAATCTTAAAAATGGAGGATTTAAAGGGAAAATTACCGCCGTTGACCTTAATCCTGAAGCTATAGAAAAAGGTAAGGAGCTTGGTATAATAGATGACGGAGATACAGAGGGAGAGGCGATTAAAACAGCTGACCTTGTAGTTATTGCGACCCCTGTAGGTGCCTACAAAAGCGTAATTAAAACAATAAAAGAAAAGATAGACAGAAACAAAAAAGTAATAGTTACAGACCTTGGCAGTGTAAAGGGACAGCTGGTTTACTTTTGTGAAAAAGAACTTGAAGGAGTTGCACCTTTTGTTGGTGGCCATCCGATAGCAGGAACTGAAAAATCAGGCGTTGAAAACAGCGTTAACGGCCTTTTTAAAGGAGCAAAATTCATAATTACACCCACTGAAAACACCGACATAAAAGCAAAAGGGAAAATAAAACAGCTGTGGCAAAAACTCGGGTCAGAAGTTATAGAAATGGATCCTTACTACCATGACCAAATTTTTGCATCTGTAAGCCATCTTCCCCACGTTGTAGCTTACTCAATAGTTGATGCAATAGATATACTCTCTAAAAAATTCAAAACAGACCTTTTCCAGTTTACAGGAGGCGGTTTTAGAGATTTTACAAGAATTGCGATGAGCGACCCTGTAATGTGGAGGGATATTTGCATTGAAAACAAAGATAATATTTTAGAAGCTATAAAAACGTTTAAAAATGCGCTCACTGAGGTTGAAAAACTGATAGAAAAAAATGACAGAGAAGGGCTTAAAAAATTCTTTGAGATTGCAAGGGAAAAAAGAAACAAAATCCAGTAGCTTTCTGAACTGTAAAACAGAAAACTATTTTAAGATTTCTATCTGGTTTTAAAAGCCATTCTGAAAGTAAAACCCACAAATAGAAACGTATCCTTAAAATCCAAGATAAGCCTGTTTCACCTTCTCGTTATTAAGAAGATTTTCCGCTTTATCTTCCATTGTTATTCTACCGTTTTCTATAACATAAGCCCTGTCTGCAATCTTCAAAGCCTGATGGGCATTCTGCTCAACAAGCAAAATAGTTGTTTTATGCTCCCTGTTTATCTTTACAATAATTTCAAAAATCTGTTTTATTATAAGGGGAGCAAGTCCAAGACTCGGCTCATCAAGAAGAAGAAGTTTTGGTCTTGCCATAAGAGCCCTTGAGATAGCAAGCATCTGCTGCTCACCACCTGATAGTGTGCCACCAAGCTGATTTTTTCTCTCTGCAAGTCGGGGAAAGAGTTCAAAAACATACTCAAGATCCCGCTTTATACCTTCCTTATCATTACGAAGATAGGCACCCATATCAAGATTCTCCATCACTGTCAGCTCTGGAAAAATCATCCTTCCTTCAGGAACCTGAACAACACCTTTTGCAACAATCTTATGAGGGGGGAGACCGTGAATCGGCTCACCGTTAAAAATTATCTCACCTGAACGGGGAGGAACCACGCCACATATTGACATTAAAGTGGTGGTTTTCCCGGCTCCGTTGGCACCTATAAGAGTAACTATCTCCCCTTCATTAACTGTAAGAGAAACGTTATGTAAAGCCTGAATGTTTCCATAAAAAGTATTTATATTCTTAACCTCAAGCATTGTGCTCCTCTCCAAGGTAAGCTTTTATAACGTCTGGATTCCTTCTTATCTCCTCTGGAGTGCCTTTCGCAAGAAGTCTTCCGTATTCCATCACGTAAACCATTTCAGAAATGTTCATAACAAGCTTCATATCGTGCTCTATCAAAAGTATAGCTATCTTCTCATTATCTCTTATGTGGTAAATTAGATCCATAAGCTCAGCTGTCTCTTTCGGATTCATTCCTGCAGCAGGTTCATCAAGAAGAAGAATTGTAGGTTCTGTGGCAAGAGCCCTTGCTATTTCAAGGCGTCTCTGTGCCCCGTATGGTAAATTTTTCGCAAGTTCATTTACATACTTTTCAAGACCTACAGTTTTAAGAAGCTGATAGCTTTTCTCTATCGTTTCCTCTTCCTCTTCTTTTGTTTTCGGCGGTCTAAAAATAGCGCCAAGAATGCCTGTTCTTGTCCTGCAGTGTCTTCCTATCATAACGTTCTCAAGTGCTGTCATATTGGGAAAAAGCCTTATGTTCTGAAAGGTTCTTGCAAGGCCAAGTTCTGTAATCTGATTGGGCTTTAAACCGTTAATCCTTACCTTTTTGCCTTCTTTTGTTTTCAAAAATATATCTCCGGAAGTCGGCTTATAGATTCCAGTTACACAGTTGAAAAATGTTGTTTTTCCAGCACCGTTTGGACCTATAAGGGCAACTATCTGCTCAGGATAAACTTCAAGAGTTACATTATCAACAGCTACAAGACCACCAAACTTTTTAGTTAAATTTTTAACTTCAAGAATAGGCTCCTTTTGTGCTTCCATCCTTTTCTAACTCCTTCTTTTTGTAAACGAATCTTCCACCTCTAAAAGGAATTAAACCTTCAGGTCTAAACACCATTACAAGAACCATCGCAAGACCAAATACAAGCATTCTGTAATCTGAGAAAGCTCTTAAATACTCCGGCAAAAGTATCATCATAAGTGCGGCAATTATCACACCAACTATTGAACCCATTCCACCAAGAACAACTATAGCAAGAATAACCACAGATTCAAAAAAAGTAAAGCTTGCAGGGTTAACAAATGTAGTTTTAGCGGCAAAAATAACCCCTGCAAACCCCGCCCATGTGGCACCAAGGGCAAAGGCAGAAAGTTTAGCTTTAACTCTATCTATTCCCATCGCCTGACATGCTATCTCATCCTCTTTAAGAGCAAGCCATGCCCTTCCAAGACGGGAATTTTGAAGTCTGTTTACAACAAAAATTGTAAATATTACAAGGGCAACGGTAATGTAATAGATGAAAACCAAAGACTGGTCAACATTCATCTTTATTCCAAAAAGAGACGGCCTCGGAATGCCTGAAATACCACTTGGCCCGTTTGTAAGACTATCCCAGTTTTCAAGAACAATTCTAATAATTTCTCCAAAACCAAGAGTAACAATGGCAAGATAATCACCACGGAGCCTTAAAATCGGAAAAACAAGAATAATACCTGCTATAGCAGCAAGAATACCTGCAATGGGAAAAACTGCCCAGAATCCAAGTCCAAAATATTTGTTCAAAAGTGCGTATCCATAAGCCCCAACAGCATAGAAGGCAACATACCCAAGGTCAAGAAGACCAGCAAGCCCCACAACGATATTAAGTCCAAGACCAAGAACAACATAAATCAACGCTGTTGTCATGATGTTGGTCTGATATGAAGAGAAGATTAAAGGAAAAACGAGAATGAACACCAAAGCGGACAAATATATAAGTTTACTGTAATAAGGATGATTTAAAAGCTTATAAATAAAAGTATCTTCGGTATTTCCACCAGCTTTCTTATCTCTCCTTTCAAGAAGATATCTCCACAGCATTGACAAAAAGAACGCTCCGATAAAAACATAAATAACGTTATTCCATCTGTAAGAAACACTGTTTTCAGCAGGATGAAGCTTAATAACCATAATGGGAAATGTGAGAAAAACAAACCATAAAGCCGTTATAAGCGACTTTTTCATCTCTTCTACCACTCTTTCCATCTTTCTAACCTGCCATTAAACTTTTTCAGTATTTGATTTTCCTAAAATTCCAGCAGGACGGAAAATAAGAATAAGAACAAGAATTATAAACGCAAAAACATCCTCATAATCGCTTGAAATATACCCTGTTCCAAAACTTTCAGTCAAACCAAGAACAACTCCACCAAGAGCAGCACCTGGAATGCTGCCGATACCACCTAAAACAGCAGCGGTAAAAGCTTTAAGCCCTGCGATAAAACCTATGAAAAAGTTTATCTGCCCCACATAAGAACCTATCAAAACACCGCCAACAGCAGCAAGGGCAGAACCTATAATAAAAGTCAAAGAAATCGTCTTATCAACATCCACACCACACAACATAGCCATCGTTTTATTCTGGGCTGTTGCTCTCATGGCTTTTCCCATCTTTGTCTTTTTAACAAAGAGATGAAGGGCAATCATCACTATAACAGTTACAACTATGATAACCACTCCAACAGGATCAACATAATCTGCTATTTTATCAAGAAACTTAGGAACAGGAATAATTTCTGGAAAAGGCACAAAATCAGCGGTCTGAGAAAGCATAACATAGTTTTGCAAAAATATTGACATACCGATAGCACTTATAAGAGGCGAAAGACGTGAAGCATGCCTTAAAGGCTTATAGGCTATCTTTTCAACTGTAAACCCATAAGCAGAAGAGTAGATAACAGCAACAAGCGTTGAAATAAGGAAAACAAAAACGATGTTTAATCCCATTGAAGCAAGAATAGTTGCAGTTATAAGAGCTACAAAAGCTCCTATCATATATATCTCACCGTGAGCGAAATTGATAAGCTGAATAATTCCATAAACCATTGTATAACCAAGTGCTATAAGAGCATAAATACTGCCTTTTGTTAACCCGCTCATAAAAAGGTCCAAAAAGTAAGCCCAGTCCATCTCGCTGCTCCTCATTCAAACATAAATTGACGGTGAGAAGCATTATACAACACTTCTCACCGTCCTAATTTAGTATGCAGAAAAATATATGCTTTTTACTTTGAAGGTGCATAAATCTGAACAAACTTTCCGTTCCTTACCTGATAAACTGCAAAGCCTACACCTTCAGCTTCACCTTTTTTATCAAACTTAATTTTTCCAAGTGGTGTTTCCACATAGTTTGAGCGAAGTGCAGCAGTAACTTTATCAAAATCTGTTGTTCCTGCTTTTTTGATAGCCTCAAAAAGAGCCTGTGTCGCAGCATAAGCGTTAAAGTAAAATGCTCCCGGCTTTGTTCCATACTTTTTCTTATGTTCACTAAAGGCAACCTTATAGAGAGGATTTCCAGAAATATCCTTTGGACCTGAAGCATAAACTCCTTCTGCGTACTTTCCAGCTACCTGAATAAACTTATCGTTCTTTATACCATCACCGGAAATAAAAGGCGCTTTAAGTCTTTTTCTTCTCATTGTCATAACAATTTTTGAAGCTTCTGGATGGTATCCACCAAACATTACAACATCTGGACGAGCTCTTTTGATTTTTTGAACAACAGCAGAATAATCCATAGCTCCCGGAGTTATACCCTCAAAAAGAACAACTTTGGCTTTACCGCTCTTTTCTATATAGTTTTTAACATAAGTTGCAAGACCTTTACCGTAGTCACCTTTATCATGAATAATAGCAACTCTTTTAGCATGAAGCTTGTTAATTATAAAATCAGCCTGCAGTTTGCCCTGTGCATCATCAGGAGCAATTGTTCTGAAAAACACAGGATATCCAATCTCTGTAAGAGAAGGATTTGTTGCAGATGGAGAAATTACAGGAATTTTATCCTGTTTATAGATAGGAAGAGCCGCCTTTGTTGCTCCACTACAGATATGACCAATTACACCTACAACCTTGCTTGTAACAAGGCTTGTAGCAACGTTTGTCGCCACTTCCGGCTTACACTGGTCATCAAGAACGATAAGTTCAATCTTCTTACCAAGAATACCACCGTTTTTGTTGTACTTTTCTGTAACTATCTTAGCCGCGTGAACTGTCGGAATACCGAAAGGAGCAAGATCACCTGTGTGAGGCCCTGCAACCCCTATTTTGATAACATCTGCAGCAATAGACGGCGCAACTGTCATAAGCACCGCAACTAAAGCTACAGAAAGAAGGCTAAATATCTTCTTCATTCTGCTACCTCCTTTTAATAAAATATGAGTTTAATTTCCAATTTTATCTCAATCCTAAAAGTCTGTCCAGAATAATGGATGCAGCAGAACGAACAGAAAGATGATTATAATCGGTAGGACCGCATATAGGTTCAAGAATATAATCAGCCCTTTTCACAAAATCTTCTGTAAGTCCCCAGCCTGTTCCAAAACATATTACATAAGGAGAATCTTCTTTATTTATCAATTCCCTCATTTGCCCGAAAGAAACTGCATTTTCATATTTTTTAGCAGTTGTGACAACAACCTTTGGTTTCTTTCCCTCAATTTTTTCAATATCCGAAACAACATTTTCAAAATAAGGAACAGCTTTCACAAGTTTTAAAGCTTCCCATCTTTTCGGGTTATACTCTCTTCCATGCCCTCCCTGCCAGAAGGAGAGAAGCTTATTTGCAAGCCAGAGATGATTCTCTATCGGTTGAACAATGTAATAACCTTTAATCCCATAAGTTCTTGAAGACCTTGCAATATCATGGATATCAAGGGTTGTTAAAGAGGTGGTCACAACCCTTCTTTCTTTATTGTAAACAGGATAGTGAAGCAGTGAAACATAAACGGACATCTAACCTTCTCCTTTTTTGAAAAAAATATAAGCTCCAGCCCCTGCAAGATAAAGGGGAAGTAGGAGCGGTTTAAATGAGAGAACACAGGCTCCACCCAGTAAAAACGCACTTTCAAGTAGCGGAAAATAATCTTTTTTTTCCTTTTCTGTAAGTTTGCTTTCAATTAAAGACGGCAATCTCTGCATAAAAGAAGTATAAGAAACCGCCGTTTTCATTGTTCTTCTTCTAAAATCATCAAGTAAAAATTTTGGAATAAGCTTTTTCAAATATGGTTGAAGGACAGGAGGCAGGGTAAATTCTGGATAGATAATTCTTGCCACAGACTCTGTATGTGTAACAGTTTTAAGAAGAACAAGAAGCTCTTCAGGGAGAACAAGATTAAACTGCTTTGTTATTGCAAGTTCTTCGTAGAAAAACTTTTCAGCATCTATCTTTGAAAGAGGTCTGTTGTAATACTTATCAAGAAAAATCAGAAGTTCTCTTTTAAGAAGCTGCTCATTCACATCTTTTCCAACAGCTCCAACCATCTTTAAAGCTTCAATAATAAGGTCAACATCCTTTTTCATAACCGCATAAGAAAACATGAAAAACGCAGAAAAGGTATCCGGACAGAGTCTTCCAATTATTCCAAAATCTACAAAAGCAAGCCTTCCATCGTCAAGAACAAATATATTACCCGGATGCAAATCTCCGTGAAACACCGAAAGCTCAAAAATCTGCCTGTTTACAACTATAACAAAATCTTCAGCAAGCTTGCGCCTGTCAAATTTCTCAAGATTTTTCACATCTGTAAGCTTTGTTCCCTCTATAAATTCAGACACAAGAACATTTCTATTTGTATAATCCCAGTAAACTTCTGGTATAACAAGCCTTGGCTCCTTTTCAACGGCAAACTGCCGAAACATCTCCATGTAGGATGCCTCTTTTGTAAGGTCAAACTCATCAAGTAAAACCCTTTCAAACTCTTCAACTATGGAAGGAACCCTGTAATCCCTTAAAGGTTTAACAAATCCCGCAAGTTTGTTCACCAAAAGTTTTAGAATGGTTATATCTTTCTTTATATGCTTTTCAACTCCCGGCTTTATAACCTTCACAGCAACCTTTTCACCGGACTTTAAAACCGCAGTGTGAACCTGTGCTATAGAGCCTGAACCTATAGGTTCCTCGGAGAATTCCAAAAACTCATCCCTAATATCACCTAAAACAGAAAGTATCTCTTCTGTCGGAGCGGGAGGAACTTTATCCTGAAGTTTTTCAAGTTCTTTTATAAACTCTTCAGAGAAAACATCAACCCTTGTTGAAAGCATCTGACCAATTTTTATGTAGGTTGGTCCAAGAGTTTCAAGAGCAACTCTCAACCTTTCTGGAGGAGGATAGTCAAGCAGAAATTTCCATTTTCTAAAAAAAAGCTTCCCTGCTCTTAAAAAAACAGAAGGAACACGTTCACTTAAATACTCATAACTACAATAAAAGAGTGCCCCTAAAATATCCCTTAACCTTTTGTTTCTTTCGCCTATTGATATCAACCCTTATCACCTTTCAATTTTTCAATCTCGTCTTTCAACTTTTCAATCTCTTTTTTAAGCTCTTCAAATTCCGACCTTGTAACAAGATTCATCTTTCCCAGTATCTTCTCTATTTTGCTTTCAATTTCTTCTTTCTGCTCCTCTATACTCTTTTTGACCTCAGAAAGAATCTTAACTCCTTCCTTCTCGGCTATCTTACCCTCTTCTTCAAGTTTTTTTACTATTTCCTCTATTTTCCTGTTTACCACAGAAATAGCTCCTATCTCAACAAGTGCTATTTTCCTGATAATATCTGAAAGTCTTTCCATAACTCCTCCACAAATCAGATTTTACATATTTAAATTTATACCATAATCTTATAAACTTCTAAAGAAAAGTTTTCCTTTCAAAGGTTTTTGTTTAAAATAGGAATTCAAAATCGCTGTTTCTGTTTAAGGAGTTTAGGTGAAAAAGCTTTTAGCTACCGTGCTTTTTCTAATTCTTGCAAACAATATCGCCTTCGCCAGAACATCTTACCCTGTTACAGTTACAGCTGATAAAGTTACAGGAAACATTAAAGAACTCATAACAGCAATAAACGGAACTTTAAAATACGGAAACACAACACTATCCGCTGACCTTATAGTTTTTGACAGAAAGGAAAAAAAACTAACGGCCATAGGTAATGTTCTATTTAAAGATGGAAACACAAGACTTCTCTGCATCGAGCTTAAATACTCCCTTAAAACCAAAAAAGCGGAATTAACAGATGCAAAAGGACAGTTGTCAAAAACAGACTTTATAAAAGCTAAAAAACTTATAAAACTATCACAAAACTTGTGGATAGCATACGATGGAATATATACCCCCTGCTGTAACTGCTGTGAAAGACCTGACTGGTCAATAGAAGCAAAAGAGTTTAAGGTGCAGACGGGGAAAAGTTTTAAAGGGAAATGGGTCGCTTTTGACATATTTTCTGTTCCTGTAATACTTTCACCTGTAATAAGTGGACCGATAGTTGAAAAGAGAACAACAGGATTTTTAATACCTCGTCTTGGCTACATAAGAAACCAGGGATTTACAGTAAAGCAACCTTTCTTTCTTGTCCTTGGAAGAAGTGCTGACGCTACATTTTACTTTGAAAAGCGATTCAATGATGGAAGTGCAAAAGGTATAAATTTTCGCTACGTTTTATCTCCATATGCCAGAGGCGATCTTGATTACAACAGGGTTGACTCTGAAGACAAAACAGAGTGGAGTATAAACTTAAATCATTCCTACTTAAAATCGGATTACTCTTACGGCCATATAAGAGTCAACGTTGTAAGCAGTAGAAACTTTTATACAGAAAGCGGTGTTCAGGACACAGAGATCCTTACAAGCCAATACACAAAATCGGACATTACTTACTCAAAACTATGGACTCATGCTATCTTAAATACAAATTTTGTTTATTTTGACAGTCTTGACGGTTCTTCAGACACAACGTTTCAAAAACTTCCAGAAATCAATTTCTACCTTATGGACGTTCCTTTGAATAAAAAACTTCCTTTAACGTTCAGCTTTGATTCAAGTCTTACCTACTTTTACAGAAAAGTCGGTTTCCGTGGCATTAGAATAAACGCAAATCCCTCCATCAGATATACATTTTACACAGGAAGCATAAAAAACAGTTTCAAACTCTCAAACCTCAACTCTTTATACACTATAATGGACAACGGAACAGACCATATCTATAGAAACCTTTGGATGTATGAAGAGAACCATTTTACAAACTTTCAGATCAAATCAAAAAATTACAAACTTTCCATCTCTCCCGAATTGTCTTTCAATTTCACAGAAAAGAAAAGCCAGGATAATATTCCCAATTTTGACGGCACAGACCACATACAGGAAGAAAAAAAGATAAAGGGAAGTTTAACTTTTAACTTCTACACAAATCAGACAAAACTTGCAAAAATTGATATAGATAACAGCTACAATTTTTATATGGATGAACACCCATGGCAACCCTGGAAAGTAAACGTAGAACTGTTACCTGAATCCAGCATAAAAAGCAGTGAATACATAGAAATTGATAGTAATACCGGCAAAACCAGAAAGATAAACACAAAAGTAGAAATGAACTTTCCAAAATTTTCCCTGTGGGCAAATCATTACAGATCTTTTGTTGAAACCGAAACCAACAACTACCTGAGATGGGGAACAAAAATAAAGCTAAACAGATACCTTACATTCTCATATTCCCACAGATACGATTTTCAATACCACTTTGACAGAGAAAGAACATATTCTTTATTAATAAACAGAAACTGCTGGAACGGAAATCTATCCTACCATTGGATTAAAAGCTCCGATGGTAAAATCACATACCAGATAACACTAACAATAAACCTGATAAAACTTGGAGGCTACCAGTATAGATATGAGGGAGAAAAATTTGAACCTACATCTATTACAGGAGGTTAACAATGGAATGTAAAAGAGAGAGAAACATTTCCTCATGCGGATGCTCTTATAGAAACTGCCCAAGAAAAGGAATATGCTGTGAATGCATAAGATATCACAGAAAAAATAATGAGCTTCCCGGATGTTTATTTCCGTCAGAAGCTGAAAGAATGTATGATAGAAGTATGGAATTTTTCATAAAAGTGTGGGCTGAAAAATTGGGATATAAACTGGTAAAGGCGTAAAATGGCAGAAAATATAAGAAGATTTAACACATTTTCCGGTGTTTTTGTTCCAACTTTACTGTCCATTTTTGGCGTTATCCTTTTTCTAAGAACAGGGTGGGTAATAGGCAACACAGGATTAATGGAAGGAATCATCCTGATTACTCTTGCAATGTCTATCTCTTTTGCTACCGGACTTTCCCTTTCATCAATATCCACAAATAAAGAGGTAGGGATAGGGGGAGTTTACTACATCATATCAAGAAGTCTTGGTCTTGACATCGGAGGGACGGTAGGCATTCCCCTATTTATATCTCAGGCAATATCGGTGGCCTTCTATCTGATAGGTTTTGCCGAATCCCTCAGGGGTATCTTTCCGAATGTTCCTATATTTACTGTAGCAACTGCCGTTCTTATACTTTTTACAATAATAGCTTACATCGGCGCAGATTTTGTAGTTAAGCTACAAATAGGTATTTTTGCTGCTTTACTGCTTGGTATTTTCTCTTTTCTTCTTAATCCTCATTTTACGCTAATTGCTGAAAATCTTGCCCCCCATTATCTTCCTGGAGAAAACCTCTGGAGTGTGTTTGCCGTATTCTTCCCGGCAGTAACAGGAGTAACAGCTGGCATTGCGATGTCAGGTGAACTAAAAAATCCAAAAAGAGCTATTCCATTAGGAATAATCTCCGCTCTCACAGTATCCTATTTAACCTATCTCCTGATAGCTTACAAGCTATCAGCAACAGCACCATATACCACACTCCAGAAAGACACCCTTGTAATGGTCCATAACTCCGTTTTCCCTCCACTTGTATATGTTGGAATCTGGATGGCAACGCTATCTTCTGCGCTAACTTTTATCATCGGAGCTCCAAGAACACTACAGGCTCTTGCGGTAGACGGCATAGTTCCCCAAATTTTCGCTGCAACTCTCGGCTCTAAAAAGAATGAACCAAGAGCTGGAATTCTCATCACATACGCAATTGCCCAAGGGTCATTACTCCTTGGCTCCCTTAATGTTGTAGCTGCTGTAATTACAATGTTCTTCCTGATTACTTATGCTGTAACAAACCTTGCTGCAGCCCTTTACTCCCTTTTAAACCCGCCAACTTACAGACCATCCTTTAAAATTCCATGGTTTATCTCTTTTTACGGAGTAGCAGGCTCTTACATAGTTATGTTTTTAATAAACAGCCTTGCAACGGTTGTAGCAACAGCTATTTTGGTTCTCCTTTACCTCTTTCTGAGAAAAAAACATCTCCAGCAAGCGTGGGGAGATATAAAAACAGGGATACTCATCTCCATTGCAAAATTCTGCCTCTTAAAACTTACTGAAAAGAAGCAGGACCCAAAAGATTGGAGACCCAATGTTTTAGTATTTTGCGGTGCTCCAGACGAAAGACCTTACCT carries:
- a CDS encoding prephenate dehydrogenase, with the translated sequence MEEFKEISIIGLGLIGGSFALNLKNGGFKGKITAVDLNPEAIEKGKELGIIDDGDTEGEAIKTADLVVIATPVGAYKSVIKTIKEKIDRNKKVIVTDLGSVKGQLVYFCEKELEGVAPFVGGHPIAGTEKSGVENSVNGLFKGAKFIITPTENTDIKAKGKIKQLWQKLGSEVIEMDPYYHDQIFASVSHLPHVVAYSIVDAIDILSKKFKTDLFQFTGGGFRDFTRIAMSDPVMWRDICIENKDNILEAIKTFKNALTEVEKLIEKNDREGLKKFFEIAREKRNKIQ
- a CDS encoding ABC transporter ATP-binding protein; protein product: MLEVKNINTFYGNIQALHNVSLTVNEGEIVTLIGANGAGKTTTLMSICGVVPPRSGEIIFNGEPIHGLPPHKIVAKGVVQVPEGRMIFPELTVMENLDMGAYLRNDKEGIKRDLEYVFELFPRLAERKNQLGGTLSGGEQQMLAISRALMARPKLLLLDEPSLGLAPLIIKQIFEIIVKINREHKTTILLVEQNAHQALKIADRAYVIENGRITMEDKAENLLNNEKVKQAYLGF
- a CDS encoding ABC transporter ATP-binding protein, yielding MEAQKEPILEVKNLTKKFGGLVAVDNVTLEVYPEQIVALIGPNGAGKTTFFNCVTGIYKPTSGDIFLKTKEGKKVRINGLKPNQITELGLARTFQNIRLFPNMTALENVMIGRHCRTRTGILGAIFRPPKTKEEEEETIEKSYQLLKTVGLEKYVNELAKNLPYGAQRRLEIARALATEPTILLLDEPAAGMNPKETAELMDLIYHIRDNEKIAILLIEHDMKLVMNISEMVYVMEYGRLLAKGTPEEIRRNPDVIKAYLGEEHNA
- the livM gene encoding high-affinity branched-chain amino acid ABC transporter permease LivM gives rise to the protein MERVVEEMKKSLITALWFVFLTFPIMVIKLHPAENSVSYRWNNVIYVFIGAFFLSMLWRYLLERRDKKAGGNTEDTFIYKLLNHPYYSKLIYLSALVFILVFPLIFSSYQTNIMTTALIYVVLGLGLNIVVGLAGLLDLGYVAFYAVGAYGYALLNKYFGLGFWAVFPIAGILAAIAGIILVFPILRLRGDYLAIVTLGFGEIIRIVLENWDSLTNGPSGISGIPRPSLFGIKMNVDQSLVFIYYITVALVIFTIFVVNRLQNSRLGRAWLALKEDEIACQAMGIDRVKAKLSAFALGATWAGFAGVIFAAKTTFVNPASFTFFESVVILAIVVLGGMGSIVGVIIAALMMILLPEYLRAFSDYRMLVFGLAMVLVMVFRPEGLIPFRGGRFVYKKKELEKDGSTKGAYS
- a CDS encoding branched-chain amino acid ABC transporter permease; this translates as MDWAYFLDLFMSGLTKGSIYALIALGYTMVYGIIQLINFAHGEIYMIGAFVALITATILASMGLNIVFVFLISTLVAVIYSSAYGFTVEKIAYKPLRHASRLSPLISAIGMSIFLQNYVMLSQTADFVPFPEIIPVPKFLDKIADYVDPVGVVIIVVTVIVMIALHLFVKKTKMGKAMRATAQNKTMAMLCGVDVDKTISLTFIIGSALAAVGGVLIGSYVGQINFFIGFIAGLKAFTAAVLGGIGSIPGAALGGVVLGLTESFGTGYISSDYEDVFAFIILVLILIFRPAGILGKSNTEKV
- a CDS encoding branched-chain amino acid ABC transporter substrate-binding protein — translated: MKKIFSLLSVALVAVLMTVAPSIAADVIKIGVAGPHTGDLAPFGIPTVHAAKIVTEKYNKNGGILGKKIELIVLDDQCKPEVATNVATSLVTSKVVGVIGHICSGATKAALPIYKQDKIPVISPSATNPSLTEIGYPVFFRTIAPDDAQGKLQADFIINKLHAKRVAIIHDKGDYGKGLATYVKNYIEKSGKAKVVLFEGITPGAMDYSAVVQKIKRARPDVVMFGGYHPEASKIVMTMRRKRLKAPFISGDGIKNDKFIQVAGKYAEGVYASGPKDISGNPLYKVAFSEHKKKYGTKPGAFYFNAYAATQALFEAIKKAGTTDFDKVTAALRSNYVETPLGKIKFDKKGEAEGVGFAVYQVRNGKFVQIYAPSK
- a CDS encoding RNA methyltransferase, producing the protein MSVYVSLLHYPVYNKERRVVTTSLTTLDIHDIARSSRTYGIKGYYIVQPIENHLWLANKLLSFWQGGHGREYNPKRWEALKLVKAVPYFENVVSDIEKIEGKKPKVVVTTAKKYENAVSFGQMRELINKEDSPYVICFGTGWGLTEDFVKRADYILEPICGPTDYNHLSVRSAASIILDRLLGLR
- a CDS encoding ABC1 kinase family protein, whose amino-acid sequence is MISIGERNKRLRDILGALFYCSYEYLSERVPSVFLRAGKLFFRKWKFLLDYPPPERLRVALETLGPTYIKIGQMLSTRVDVFSEEFIKELEKLQDKVPPAPTEEILSVLGDIRDEFLEFSEEPIGSGSIAQVHTAVLKSGEKVAVKVIKPGVEKHIKKDITILKLLVNKLAGFVKPLRDYRVPSIVEEFERVLLDEFDLTKEASYMEMFRQFAVEKEPRLVIPEVYWDYTNRNVLVSEFIEGTKLTDVKNLEKFDRRKLAEDFVIVVNRQIFELSVFHGDLHPGNIFVLDDGRLAFVDFGIIGRLCPDTFSAFFMFSYAVMKKDVDLIIEALKMVGAVGKDVNEQLLKRELLIFLDKYYNRPLSKIDAEKFFYEELAITKQFNLVLPEELLVLLKTVTHTESVARIIYPEFTLPPVLQPYLKKLIPKFLLDDFRRRTMKTAVSYTSFMQRLPSLIESKLTEKEKKDYFPLLESAFLLGGACVLSFKPLLLPLYLAGAGAYIFFKKGEG
- a CDS encoding phasin family protein, with the translated sequence MERLSDIIRKIALVEIGAISVVNRKIEEIVKKLEEEGKIAEKEGVKILSEVKKSIEEQKEEIESKIEKILGKMNLVTRSEFEELKKEIEKLKDEIEKLKGDKG
- a CDS encoding LPS-assembly protein LptD — its product is MKKLLATVLFLILANNIAFARTSYPVTVTADKVTGNIKELITAINGTLKYGNTTLSADLIVFDRKEKKLTAIGNVLFKDGNTRLLCIELKYSLKTKKAELTDAKGQLSKTDFIKAKKLIKLSQNLWIAYDGIYTPCCNCCERPDWSIEAKEFKVQTGKSFKGKWVAFDIFSVPVILSPVISGPIVEKRTTGFLIPRLGYIRNQGFTVKQPFFLVLGRSADATFYFEKRFNDGSAKGINFRYVLSPYARGDLDYNRVDSEDKTEWSINLNHSYLKSDYSYGHIRVNVVSSRNFYTESGVQDTEILTSQYTKSDITYSKLWTHAILNTNFVYFDSLDGSSDTTFQKLPEINFYLMDVPLNKKLPLTFSFDSSLTYFYRKVGFRGIRINANPSIRYTFYTGSIKNSFKLSNLNSLYTIMDNGTDHIYRNLWMYEENHFTNFQIKSKNYKLSISPELSFNFTEKKSQDNIPNFDGTDHIQEEKKIKGSLTFNFYTNQTKLAKIDIDNSYNFYMDEHPWQPWKVNVELLPESSIKSSEYIEIDSNTGKTRKINTKVEMNFPKFSLWANHYRSFVETETNNYLRWGTKIKLNRYLTFSYSHRYDFQYHFDRERTYSLLINRNCWNGNLSYHWIKSSDGKITYQITLTINLIKLGGYQYRYEGEKFEPTSITGG